In Arachis hypogaea cultivar Tifrunner chromosome 2, arahy.Tifrunner.gnm2.J5K5, whole genome shotgun sequence, a genomic segment contains:
- the LOC112737845 gene encoding UPF0481 protein At3g47200 — MDLELGITKIAPGSVDAAGIKIARAKSDAEVAPSKDVDPRIARAKSDTNISYSENVNGTEIVSGESDIHDSEIQPAPEISQEDLNVPITPDSPRLSVELPNLEVAIECASRWSKIQKVPIFLHQNLNFDRYCSPKMISFGPIHHHRQNEDPQLGLGQRFKYHWAFHYIEQVAKEKGMQHEEAKLFLYKIVKGHLPKLRKQFRKDVVEMYIDEELEKMLFVDGCALLYFMDTANDKKPELLMLKLDQLMYIWRDIILLENQLPMELLELLTDDCALQLGDSLFNFLLVGQPKKREELSSLPKHDHQESNHLLDYIRSYYSCTGKSQLDVSPGKKVFWPSLLDTLVPSKLRKAFRSLREAHSWHTYKNIGDLRKAGIGVKTSKAEWKWDNISFTSNWFSGQLMLPGIVVDDIALYLFRNLIAYELCPDFSSNFEFCSYFILMDSLIDDAEDVKELRAAGVLQNLLGSDEEVARLFNELGHILPTQLFDAYKYDNRYVEVKRQIDEHYRNTWKTCVAQLRSTYFNIPWSYITFFAAVFALVLTYLQTWYTIHPVK; from the coding sequence ATGGATTTAGAATTGGGCATTACCAAGATTGCCCCTGGGAGTGTTGATGCTGCTGGCATTAAGATTGCCCGAGCGAAATCAGATGCCGAGGTCGCACCTAGTAAAGATGTGGATCCTAGGATTGCCCGTGCTAAATCAGATACCAACATTTCCTATTCTGAGAATGTGAATGGCACAGAGATTGTGTCAGGGGAATCAGATATTCATGATTCAGAAATTCAACCGGCTCCTGAGATTTCCCAAGAGGACTTGAATGTTCCGATTACTCCTGATTCTCCACGGTTAAGTGTTGAGCTGCCAAATTTGGAAGTAGCAATTGAATGTGCATCTCGCTGGTCCAAGATCCAAAAGGTTCCCATCTTTTTGCATCAAAATCTCAACTTTGATAGGTACTGTTCACCCAAGATGATATCATTTGGTCCCATCCATCACCATCGGCAGAATGAGGATCCCCAGCTGGGCCTTGGACAACGATTCAAATACCATTGGGCATTCCATTATATTGAGCAAGTAGCCAAAGAAAAAGGTATGCAACATGAAGAGGCAAAATTGTTTCTGTACAAAATTGTAAAAGGACACCTTCCGAAATTGAGGAAACAGTTCAGGAAGGACGTGGTTGAAATGTACATCGATGAGGAACTAGAGAAGATGTTGTTTGTGGATGGATGTGCTTTACTCTATTTCATGGACACCGCTAATGATAAGAAACCAGAACTCTTGATGCTAAAGCTTGACCAGTTGATGTATATATGGAGAGATATTATCTTGTTGGAAAACCAACTTCCAATGGAGTTGTTGGAGTTACTAACGGATGATTGTGCACTCCAGTTGGGTGACTCACTCTTCAATTTTCTATTGGTGGGCCAaccaaagaagagagaagagttaTCCTCCCTTCCCAAACATGATCACCAAGAATCAAATCATCTACTGGACTATATTCGCTCATATTACTCTTGTACAGGAAAATCCCAACTTGATGTTTCACCTGGCAAAAAGGTATTTTGGCCATCACTCCTTGATACGCTTGTTCCATCAAAATTAAGAAAGGCATTTCGATCTCTCCGAGAAGCGCATTCTTGGCATACATACAAGAACATAGGGGATCTTAGAAAAGCGGGTATTGGCGTGAAAACAAGCAAAGCTGAATGGAAATGGGATAACATTTCCTTCACCTCCAACTGGTTTAGCGGACAATTGATGCTTCCGGGGATTGTAGTTGATGATATAGCACTTTATCTCTTTCGCAACTTGATTGCATATGAACTGTGTCCGGACTTCTCTAGCAACTTTGAATTTTGCTCCTACTTTATCCTGATGGATTCCTTGATTGATGATGCCGAGGATGTGAAAGAGCTCAGAGCAGCAGGTGTCCTCCAAAACTTGCTTGGAAGTGATGAAGAAGTGGCCAGACTCTTCAATGAACTAGGCCATATATTGCCAACCCAACTCTTCGACGCCTATAAATATGACAATAGATATGTTGAAGTCAAGCGTCAAATCGATGAGCATTACAGAAATACATGGAAAACTTGCGTGGCTCAATTACGCAGCACTTACTTCAATATCCCATGGTCTTACATTACCTTTTTTGCTGCTGTGTTTGCATTGGTTCTTACTTATCTCCAAACATGGTATACTATACATCCTGTGAAGTGA